One window of Gloeothece citriformis PCC 7424 genomic DNA carries:
- the recR gene encoding recombination mediator RecR, translated as MFTPPLARLIEQLQRLPGVGPKTAQRLALHILKRPEEEVNTLAKAIVEAKKQVGLCQVCFHLSAESTCEICRNPNRDNQTLCVVADSRDVIALEKTREYQGKYHVLGGVISPMDGIGPEQLNISPLVRRVSQHQIKEVILAISPSVEGETTTLYVGQLLKPFTKVTRIAFGLPMGGDLEYADEVTLARALEGRRELDYN; from the coding sequence ATGTTTACTCCCCCCTTAGCCCGTTTAATAGAACAACTGCAACGCTTACCCGGTGTCGGGCCAAAAACAGCCCAACGGTTAGCCCTACATATCCTGAAACGTCCAGAAGAAGAAGTCAATACCTTAGCCAAAGCGATCGTAGAAGCAAAAAAGCAAGTCGGATTATGTCAAGTTTGTTTTCATCTCTCGGCTGAGTCAACTTGTGAAATTTGTCGCAACCCCAATCGAGATAATCAGACCCTTTGTGTCGTCGCTGACTCACGAGATGTGATCGCCCTAGAAAAAACGCGAGAATATCAGGGAAAATATCATGTGTTGGGGGGGGTAATTTCTCCGATGGATGGGATAGGCCCCGAACAATTAAATATTAGTCCGTTAGTTCGGCGCGTCAGTCAACACCAAATTAAAGAAGTCATTTTAGCCATTAGTCCCTCTGTAGAAGGAGAAACCACAACCCTTTATGTCGGTCAACTCTTAAAACCCTTTACCAAAGTAACCCGCATTGCCTTTGGTTTACCGATGGGGGGAGACTTAGAATATGCCGACGAAGTTACCTTAGCTAGAGCCTTAGAAGGGAGAAGAGAATTAGATTATAATTAA
- a CDS encoding MoaD/ThiS family protein — protein MSVTVLIPTPLQKYTNNQASLECTEIPNVAELIETLEQTYPGIKSRLCDETGQPRRFLNFYVNEEDIRFLEGINTSLKDGDQVSIVPAVAGG, from the coding sequence ATGAGTGTTACAGTTTTAATTCCAACTCCCCTGCAAAAATACACCAACAATCAAGCCAGTCTAGAATGTACTGAGATTCCTAATGTGGCTGAGTTAATCGAAACTTTAGAACAGACTTATCCGGGGATAAAATCTCGTTTATGTGATGAGACCGGACAACCCCGTCGCTTCCTCAACTTTTACGTCAATGAAGAAGATATCCGCTTTTTAGAAGGAATTAATACGTCCCTCAAAGATGGGGATCAAGTGAGTATTGTTCCTGCTGTAGCTGGAGGATAA
- the thrC gene encoding threonine synthase, whose amino-acid sequence MTQATGTLTQTASNFTPTFTKLVSKEGGVEYPLEALHVCEETFSPLEVAYDYDLIRRQVSRESIASGPNSIWRYRAFLPVATDNYIDLGTGMTPLVKSHRLARRLGLKNLYIKNDAVNMPTLSFKDRVVSVALSRARELGFTTVSCASTGNLANSTAAIAAHAGLDCCVFIPADLEAGKVLGTLIYNPTLMAVKGNYDQVNRLCCEVANTYGWGFVNINLRPYYSEGSKTLGFEVAEQLGWKLPDHIVAPLASGSLYTKIYKGFQEFIKVGLVEDKSVRFSGAQAEGCSPIAKAFAENRDFVSPVKPNTIAKSIAIGNPADGIYALDIARKTGGHIESVNDHEIIEGIKLLAETEGIFTETAGGTTIAVLKKLVEAKKIDPEETTVVYITGNGLKTQEAVQGYIGEPLTIDANLDSFERALERSRTLERLEWQQVLI is encoded by the coding sequence ATGACCCAGGCAACCGGAACCCTAACTCAAACAGCATCTAACTTTACCCCCACCTTCACTAAGTTAGTTTCTAAAGAAGGAGGAGTAGAATACCCCCTAGAAGCCCTTCACGTCTGTGAAGAAACCTTTTCCCCCTTAGAAGTCGCCTATGATTACGATTTAATTCGTCGTCAGGTCAGTCGGGAAAGTATCGCTTCTGGGCCTAACTCCATTTGGCGTTATCGCGCCTTCTTGCCCGTTGCCACCGATAACTACATTGATTTAGGAACAGGGATGACCCCCTTAGTTAAATCCCATCGTTTAGCCCGTCGCCTGGGTCTGAAAAATCTCTACATTAAAAACGATGCGGTGAATATGCCCACCCTGAGCTTTAAAGACCGGGTCGTCTCCGTGGCCTTAAGTAGAGCGAGAGAATTAGGATTTACCACCGTTTCCTGTGCCAGTACCGGCAACTTAGCCAACTCCACCGCCGCCATCGCTGCTCATGCTGGCTTAGACTGTTGTGTGTTTATTCCCGCCGATTTAGAAGCCGGAAAAGTCTTAGGGACACTGATATATAATCCCACTTTAATGGCCGTTAAAGGGAATTACGACCAAGTTAACCGTCTCTGTTGTGAAGTCGCCAATACTTACGGATGGGGCTTTGTCAACATCAACCTACGTCCTTACTATTCCGAAGGGTCAAAAACCCTAGGCTTTGAAGTGGCAGAACAACTCGGATGGAAACTTCCCGATCATATCGTTGCTCCCTTAGCCTCTGGGTCTTTATACACTAAGATTTACAAAGGCTTCCAAGAATTTATCAAAGTCGGATTAGTCGAAGACAAATCAGTCCGTTTCAGTGGGGCACAAGCAGAAGGATGTTCTCCCATTGCTAAAGCCTTCGCCGAAAACCGGGATTTTGTCTCCCCCGTTAAACCCAATACCATCGCCAAATCGATTGCGATCGGTAATCCTGCCGATGGAATTTATGCCCTAGACATCGCCCGGAAAACCGGCGGACATATCGAATCCGTCAACGATCACGAAATCATCGAAGGCATCAAACTCTTAGCCGAAACAGAAGGCATCTTCACCGAAACCGCCGGAGGGACAACCATTGCTGTCCTCAAAAAATTAGTAGAAGCCAAAAAAATTGACCCAGAAGAAACCACCGTCGTCTATATTACAGGTAATGGACTGAAAACCCAGGAAGCCGTTCAAGGTTACATCGGAGAACCGTTAACCATTGATGCTAACCTAGACAGTTTTGAACGCGCCTTAGAACGGTCTCGCACTTTAGAACGTCTCGAATGGCAACAAGTTTTAATTTAG
- a CDS encoding sensor domain-containing protein yields the protein MKTIIKIVGIGFLSLFLAMVLVCSQAVAQPNLDLSFKDTEEPWPEMGGAIPARPDNFAIVADITGGIKPFLLTLEDKQLEGKRDEQLDLIGGIINGALLTMMIVVTVGRQLYLGQLNILKKIKQALKKSRSRYRAIVEEQTELICRFRPDGTLTFVNEAYYRYFEKTPEYLLEKIFLPLIPFPDQQQVLDNLKSLNQQKRVITHEHRVIISSGEMRWHQWTNRAIVDRQGKIIEFQAVGRDITELKQIETALRELNEELEQRVEQRTLQLEAQIQERQAVEKALMESEAKYERLVERLPAVIYQFSPTKGKLYCSSYVKSILGYSTDEIDLPWLWINSIHPEDLPKVKEMIQEFVQGKNFEIEYRVKDAQGQWHWILDRSIGRQAADQEMMIEGVAIDITETKKTQMALQQAHQCLTFHVDNSPLGVIEWDNDYRVKRWSSQAEKIFGWKEEEVVGKGWQEWQFVYEEDLDLIVAKVSEIIKKETSRHFVTNRNYTKTGEIIDCKWYNSVQYDQSGEILSILSLVLDVSEQKRAEAALQVSQERLQLALEGSGDSIWEWNLQTGEIYCDQSWWQKLGYEPDHETMSYEWWRSQVAPEFLPIHEASLQDYLAGKTEYLTLEYKIQSSSGDWVWMSARGKSVANDEEGNPLKIVGTHRDITESKEIEEELKQQGELLQTIVDYIPVMLAYIDPNYNFLWVNEEFERILGWSLEEIKNLNILAQLYPDPDERQYVMNYIQSAEEKWEDFKTRLRNGTTIDTSWANVKLSNGAIIGIGQDITVRKHIEEALRESEQKYRLLFYANPNPLWVYDVKTLAFLEVNQAAIEHYGYSREEFLGMTLRDIRPSEDVKILETYIANINPSFNRSGYWQHRKSNGEIIDVEITSHGIEFAGRQARLVLVNDITEQLKAQQKLQESENRFRRAVIDAPLPILIHAEDGEIIQVNHAWTELTGYTHEDIPTIADWTEKAYGERKEIVRSVIDELYKIDGKVEEGEFTITIKTGETRIWNFSSAPLGRLADNRRLIMSMALDITERKQAEEQLRHAAVHDQLTGLPNRILLLDRIEQAIKRTQQEEKYLFALLFIDLDRFKVVNDSLGHWVGDQLLGAIADKLKACVRPMDTVARFGGDEFVILLENLTSRTEATKMAQQITDELRSSFCLQGQDFFISVSIGITFPSSYEESASELLRNADIAMYRAKEKGRARYTIFDSKMHIQATRLLELETNLRLALEREELIVHYQPIVSLTTGKLLGFEALVRWEHPKKGLISPGEFIPIAEETGLIIPLGEWVLLESCRQMKAWQKEFSGLDKIRVSVNLSGKQLEYPHLINCLESILKQTGLEGKNLKLEITESMLMNNKEVVSDLLLQIKGKNIQISIDDFGTGYSSLSYLHYLPVDTLKIDRSFVNRMTQLGENFEIVEAIINLAHHLQMDVVAEGVETEQHIKQLKQLGCESGQGYFFSKPLDSQKVTSWFEKL from the coding sequence ATGAAAACAATCATTAAGATTGTAGGTATTGGATTTTTATCTTTATTTCTGGCAATGGTTTTGGTCTGTTCCCAGGCCGTTGCCCAACCTAACCTTGATCTGTCATTTAAAGACACAGAAGAACCTTGGCCGGAGATGGGAGGAGCAATTCCAGCGAGACCGGACAATTTTGCTATAGTGGCTGATATAACTGGAGGAATTAAACCGTTTTTGTTGACTTTAGAGGACAAGCAACTTGAGGGAAAAAGGGATGAACAACTCGATCTAATTGGAGGGATAATTAATGGTGCATTATTAACGATGATGATCGTGGTAACTGTGGGGAGACAGTTATACTTAGGTCAATTAAATATCCTGAAAAAAATCAAACAAGCCCTGAAAAAGAGTAGGTCTCGTTACCGAGCCATTGTAGAAGAGCAAACGGAATTAATCTGTCGATTTCGTCCGGATGGAACGTTAACCTTTGTCAATGAAGCTTACTATCGATACTTTGAAAAAACCCCAGAATATCTTTTAGAAAAAATATTTTTGCCTTTAATTCCCTTCCCAGATCAGCAACAAGTGCTGGACAATTTAAAAAGTTTAAATCAACAAAAGAGAGTGATTACCCATGAACATCGGGTTATCATATCATCGGGGGAAATGCGTTGGCATCAGTGGACAAATAGAGCCATTGTCGATCGGCAGGGTAAGATTATTGAATTTCAAGCGGTAGGAAGAGATATTACCGAACTCAAACAAATAGAGACAGCCTTACGGGAACTCAATGAAGAATTAGAACAACGAGTAGAGCAAAGAACCCTTCAACTAGAAGCACAAATACAAGAACGCCAAGCAGTGGAGAAAGCCTTAATGGAGAGTGAGGCAAAATATGAACGGTTAGTTGAAAGATTACCGGCGGTTATTTATCAATTTTCACCGACAAAAGGAAAACTTTACTGTTCATCCTATGTCAAATCAATTTTAGGATATTCAACCGATGAGATTGATCTGCCTTGGTTATGGATTAATTCAATTCATCCAGAAGATTTACCCAAAGTTAAAGAAATGATCCAAGAATTTGTTCAAGGGAAGAATTTTGAAATAGAATATCGAGTAAAGGATGCTCAGGGACAATGGCATTGGATTTTAGATCGTTCTATTGGCAGACAAGCAGCAGATCAAGAAATGATGATTGAGGGGGTAGCTATCGATATTACTGAGACCAAAAAGACTCAAATGGCTTTACAACAGGCCCATCAATGCTTAACCTTTCATGTAGACAATTCTCCTTTAGGGGTAATAGAATGGGACAACGATTACCGAGTCAAACGTTGGTCTTCTCAAGCGGAAAAAATCTTTGGTTGGAAAGAAGAAGAGGTTGTAGGGAAAGGGTGGCAGGAGTGGCAATTTGTCTATGAAGAAGATTTAGATCTGATTGTGGCCAAGGTGAGTGAGATCATCAAAAAAGAAACGTCTCGTCATTTTGTGACTAATCGAAATTACACCAAAACCGGAGAAATTATTGACTGTAAATGGTATAACTCGGTACAGTATGACCAATCCGGGGAAATTCTTTCTATTTTATCTTTGGTTTTAGATGTAAGCGAGCAAAAACGAGCAGAAGCAGCCCTTCAGGTAAGCCAGGAGAGATTACAATTGGCTTTAGAGGGAAGTGGGGATAGTATTTGGGAATGGAATTTACAGACGGGAGAAATTTACTGTGATCAAAGTTGGTGGCAAAAATTGGGATATGAGCCGGATCACGAAACCATGAGTTATGAGTGGTGGCGTAGTCAAGTCGCCCCGGAATTTCTGCCCATTCATGAAGCTTCATTGCAGGATTATTTAGCGGGAAAAACCGAATATTTAACCTTAGAATACAAAATCCAAAGTTCATCCGGTGACTGGGTGTGGATGAGTGCAAGAGGGAAATCTGTTGCTAATGATGAGGAGGGAAACCCGTTAAAAATAGTAGGAACTCATCGAGATATTACCGAAAGTAAGGAGATAGAAGAGGAACTTAAACAGCAAGGGGAATTATTACAGACGATTGTTGATTATATTCCGGTCATGTTGGCTTACATTGACCCCAATTATAACTTTCTTTGGGTTAACGAAGAATTTGAAAGGATTCTAGGTTGGAGTTTAGAGGAGATCAAAAATTTGAATATCCTAGCCCAATTGTATCCCGATCCGGATGAGCGTCAATATGTGATGAACTACATCCAATCTGCTGAGGAGAAATGGGAAGATTTTAAAACTCGCTTGAGAAATGGCACAACTATTGATACATCTTGGGCAAATGTTAAACTTTCTAATGGGGCAATTATTGGGATAGGTCAAGATATTACAGTCCGCAAACACATCGAAGAAGCCTTGAGGGAGTCGGAACAAAAATATCGACTCTTATTTTATGCTAATCCTAATCCCCTTTGGGTTTATGATGTAAAGACCCTCGCTTTTTTAGAAGTCAATCAAGCAGCGATCGAACATTATGGGTATTCCAGGGAAGAGTTTTTAGGCATGACCCTCAGAGATATTCGACCGTCTGAGGATGTTAAAATTTTAGAAACTTATATTGCTAATATTAATCCTTCTTTTAATCGTTCGGGGTATTGGCAACATCGCAAGAGTAACGGAGAGATCATTGATGTAGAAATTACCTCTCACGGGATAGAATTTGCCGGACGACAAGCGAGACTGGTGTTAGTCAATGATATTACTGAACAACTGAAAGCTCAACAAAAGTTACAAGAAAGTGAAAACCGTTTTCGACGTGCGGTTATTGATGCGCCTTTACCGATATTAATTCATGCAGAAGACGGAGAAATTATTCAAGTTAATCATGCTTGGACAGAATTAACCGGTTATACCCACGAAGATATTCCTACTATCGCCGACTGGACAGAAAAAGCCTATGGAGAACGCAAAGAAATCGTTCGTTCAGTGATTGATGAGCTTTACAAAATTGATGGCAAAGTTGAAGAAGGAGAATTTACCATTACCATTAAAACGGGAGAAACCCGCATCTGGAATTTTAGTTCTGCGCCTTTAGGACGACTTGCCGATAATCGACGCTTAATTATGTCAATGGCACTCGATATTACTGAACGAAAACAAGCAGAAGAACAGTTACGTCATGCCGCTGTACACGATCAGTTAACCGGTTTACCCAATCGAATCTTATTACTTGATCGCATTGAACAAGCGATCAAACGGACACAACAAGAGGAAAAATATTTATTTGCTCTTTTATTTATTGACCTCGATCGTTTTAAAGTGGTTAATGATAGTTTAGGTCATTGGGTGGGAGATCAGTTATTAGGGGCGATCGCCGATAAATTAAAAGCCTGTGTTCGTCCAATGGATACAGTAGCTCGGTTTGGGGGAGATGAATTTGTCATTCTTTTAGAAAATTTGACCTCTCGCACAGAAGCGACTAAGATGGCGCAACAGATTACTGATGAGCTTCGATCGTCTTTCTGTTTACAGGGACAAGATTTTTTCATCTCTGTGAGCATTGGAATTACTTTTCCTTCCTCTTATGAAGAAAGTGCCTCAGAACTGCTTCGCAATGCGGATATTGCCATGTATCGTGCTAAAGAGAAGGGGAGAGCAAGATATACTATTTTTGACTCGAAGATGCACATTCAGGCGACTCGGTTATTAGAGTTAGAGACGAATTTACGTCTAGCTTTAGAACGAGAAGAATTGATTGTTCATTATCAACCGATCGTCTCTTTAACGACTGGCAAGTTGCTGGGGTTTGAAGCGTTAGTCCGTTGGGAGCATCCGAAAAAAGGGTTAATTTCTCCGGGAGAATTTATACCTATTGCGGAAGAAACGGGATTAATTATTCCTTTAGGGGAATGGGTGTTATTAGAATCCTGTCGTCAGATGAAAGCTTGGCAAAAAGAATTTTCCGGGTTAGACAAAATCAGGGTAAGCGTTAATCTTTCTGGAAAACAGCTAGAGTATCCCCATTTAATCAACTGTCTTGAGTCTATTTTAAAACAAACTGGACTAGAAGGCAAGAACTTAAAGTTAGAAATTACTGAAAGTATGCTAATGAATAATAAAGAAGTGGTCAGTGATTTATTATTGCAAATTAAGGGAAAAAATATTCAAATCAGTATTGATGATTTTGGAACGGGTTATTCTTCTTTAAGTTATTTACACTATTTACCAGTAGATACATTAAAAATAGACCGTTCTTTTGTCAATAGGATGACTCAATTGGGAGAAAATTTTGAGATTGTGGAAGCGATTATTAACTTAGCGCATCACTTACAGATGGATGTTGTCGCTGAAGGAGTAGAAACAGAACAACATATCAAACAACTGAAACAATTAGGGTGTGAGTCGGGACAAGGATACTTTTTTTCTAAACCTTTAGATAGTCAAAAAGTGACAAGTTGGTTTGAAAAGCTTTAA